One stretch of Oncorhynchus keta strain PuntledgeMale-10-30-2019 chromosome 16, Oket_V2, whole genome shotgun sequence DNA includes these proteins:
- the LOC118395627 gene encoding zinc finger protein 16-like isoform X4, protein MANVNCMVFNAQIASIMEVLANAAVAEICKLVDDEYAVFRLEITQSQKENRALRRKLQLLELKVARERVCASRPSSVKIPDRYRGMARGEGHLTGGHRSFVKLAGHNTWRDDQPITVDEGSGTSTQHVIVIESADAEAAGPGVKQERTEGEDPRHSTDIQTGAAAGVVPPVATEELSTASTLQSRTRCSIKEASRTPNAILKSETVTETQRLLQTGSDHRSDSERPELGPLGCPALDSEYLLDGNPSPRTVHSHRDSGDVLGTGNDPSCSYTTEMDPDNMPLGLETQTDLSRGDWNRYSSSVYSEGCQDKKGEVIVIDKVKVEGDAPPTWNVDETHLGEGHSQGRDFLDYRESLETNTNITTHSPLHALRNREPVSTSMGPSDSHGRILFHQVFNSNDQARAQPPGGGATSGSSKEKRFLCMFCSKGFSCPQKVEIHQRVHTGVKPFSCTQCHMRFAQACNLKRHQRVHTGVKPFSCTQCHMRFSHSSSLKRHQTVHTGEKSYSCPQCEKRFSHQHQLKMHLKVHMGEKQFVCVQEDLREELPQDTPAEKPFHSIT, encoded by the exons ATGGCTAACGTTAACTGTATGGTTTTTAACGctcaaatagcctccatcatggaggtgctagcaaatgcagccgtggcagagatctgtaaactcgtagacgacgaATATGCAGTGTTTCGGTTGGAAATAACTCAAAGTCAGAAAGAAAACAGGGCATTGCGAAGGAAATTACAGCTACTGGAACTGAAGGTGGCACGGGAGCGCGTCTGCGCCAGTCGTCCCAGTAGTGTCAAGATCCCTGACCGATACAGAGGAATGGCAAGAG GTGAAGGACATCTCACTGGAGGCCACAGGAGCTTTGTGAAGCTTGCGGGCcacaatacatggagagatgaccaaccaatcactgttgatgaggggagtggaacctcaacccagcACGTTATTGTGATAGAG TCTGCAGATGCAGAGGCTGCAGGTCCTGGGGTCAAGCAGGAGAGGACTGAAGGAGAGGACCCACGACACAGCACAGACATCCAGACTGGAGCAGCGGCTGGAGTGGTGCCCCCTGTAGCCACGGAAGAACTCTCAACTGCTTCCACGCTCCAGTCCAGGACCCGATGCAGCATTAAGGAGGCCAGTAGAACGCCCAACGCCATCCTCAAGTCCGAGACAGTCACAGAAACACAAAGGCTCTTACAGACAGGATCTGACCACAGATCAGACTCAGAGAGACCGGAGCTGGGGCCACTGGGCTGTCCTGCTCTCGACTCAGAATATTTACTAGACGGTAACCCAAGCCCGAGGACAGTTCATTCCCATCGGGACTCTGGTGATGTGTTAGGAACTGGTAATGATCCGTCATGTTCTTACACTACAGAGATGGACCCTGACAACATGCCCTTGGGTTTAGAGACACAGACTGATCTATCTAGAGGGGACTGGAAccggtacagtagtagtgtatactCTGAAGGGTGCCAAGATAAGAAAGGGGAGGTTATAGTCATAGATAAAGTGAAAGTGGAGGGCGACGCTCCTCCCACATGGAATGTAGACGAGACTCACTTAGGAGAAGGACACTCACAAGGCAGAGATTTTTTAGATTACAGGGAAAGCTTAGAGACAAATACAAATATCACGACCCACTCCCCTTTGCACGCGCTCAGGAATCGTGAGCCAGTGTCCACGTCGATGGGTCCATCCGATTCACACGGCCGCATCCTTTTCCATCAGGTATTTAACTCAAACGACCAGGCTAGAGCCCAGCCTCCGGGAGGGGGAGCCACATCAGGCAGTAGTAAAGAGAAacggttcctctgcatgttctgtagcaaaggcttcagctgcccccagaaggtggagatccaccagagggtccacacaggggtaaaacccttcagctgtacccagtgtcacatgcgcTTTGCCCAGGCTTgcaacctgaagaggcaccagagggtccacacaggggtgaaacccttcagctgtacccagtgtcacatgcgcTTCTCCCACTCATCAagcctgaagaggcaccagacggtccacacaggggagaaatccTACAGTTGCCCCCAATGTGAGAAGAGGTTTTCCCACCAGCACCAGCTGAAGatgcacctgaaggtccacaTGGGAGAAAAGCAGTTTGTCTGTGTGCAAGAGGATCTCAGAGAGGAGCTTcctcaggatacaccagcagaaaaaccATTCCACTCTATAACATAG